A region of Neovison vison isolate M4711 chromosome 7, ASM_NN_V1, whole genome shotgun sequence DNA encodes the following proteins:
- the GAPDHS gene encoding glyceraldehyde-3-phosphate dehydrogenase, testis-specific, with product MSKRDIVLTNVTVVQLLRQPCRVTRAPPPPEPKVEAEPEPQPEAEPEPQPEAEPEPQPEPEPEPVKEEPPPPQPKKASVVQKLTVGINGFGRIGRLVLRACMEKDVKVVAVNDPFIDPEYMVYMFKYDSTHGQYKGNVEYRNGKLVVDKQEISVFQCMQPRDIPWKSVGNPFVVESTGVYLSLEEASDHIEAGATRVVISAPSPNAPIFVMGVNEKDYDPGSMKVVSNASCTTNCLAPLAKVIHEQFGIVEGLMTTVHSYTATQKTVDGPSKKSWRDGRGAHQNIIPASTGAAKAVGKVIPDLKGKLTGMAFRVPTPDVSVVDLTCRLAQPTSYEAIKDAIKAAAKGPMVGILAYTEDEVVSTDFVGNTHSSIFDAKAGIALNDNFVKLISWYDNEYGYSHRVVDLLRYMFSRNK from the exons ATGTCGAAACGCGACATCGTCCTCACCAATGTCACCGTTGTCCAGCTGCTGCGACAGCCATGCCGGG TGACCAGAGCACCACCCCCACCGGAGCCCAAGGTTGAAGCAGAGCCAGAGCCCCAGCCTGAGGCCGAGCCAGAGCCCCAGCCTGAGGCCGAGCCAGAGCCCCAGCCTGAGCCAGAGCCTGAGCCAGTCAAGGAGGAACCCCCACCTCCTCAACCTAAGAAGGCTTCTGTGGTTCAGAAGCTGACAGTGGGCATCAATGG ATTCGGACGCATCGGTCGCCTGGTGCTCCGCGCCTGCATGGAGAAGGATGTGAAGGTGGTGGCGGTGAATGATCCATTCATTGACCCGGAATATATG GTATACATGTTTAAATATGACTCCACCCATGGCCAGTACAAGGGGAATGTGGAGTACAGGAATGGAAAGCTGGTGGTAGACAAGCAGGAGATCAGCGTCTTCCAGTG CATGCAGCCCCGAGACATTCCCTGGAAGTCCGTCGGGAACCCCTTTGTGGTGGAGTCCACAGGCGTGTACCTGTCCTTAGAGGAAGCTTCA GACCACATCGAGGCAGGTGCCACACGTGTGGTCATCTCTGCACCCTCACCCAATGCGCCCATATTTGTCATGGGGGTAAATGAGAAGGACTATGATCCTGGCTCCATGAAAGTTGTCAG CAATGCCTCCTGCACCACCAACTGCCTGGCCCCCCTTGCCAAGGTCATCCATGAGCAATTCGGGATCGTGGAAGGGCTGATG ACCACAGTTCATTCCTACACTGCCACCCAGAAGACGGTGGATGGGCCATCAAAGAAGTCCTGGCGAGATGGGCGGGGTGCCCATCAGAACATCATCCCAGCCTCCACAGGGGCTGCCAAGGCTGTTGGAAAAGTCATCCCAGACCTCAAAGG GAAGCTGACAGGAATGGCATTCCGGGTGCCAACCCCAGATGTATCTGTTGTGGACCTGACTTGCCGCCTGGCCCAGCCGACCTCGTATGAGGCCATCAAAGACGCCATAAAAGCAGCAGCCAAGGGGCCTATGGTGGGCATCCTCGCCTACACTGAGGATGAG GTCGTCTCCACTGACTTTGTGGGCAACACCCACTCGTCCATCTTCGACGCTAAGGCCGGCATCGCGCTCAACGACAACTTCGTGAAGCTAATTTCCTG GTACGACAACGAATACGGGTACAGCCACCGGGTGGTGGATCTCCTCCGCTATATGTTCAGCCGCAACAAGTGA
- the TMEM147 gene encoding transmembrane protein 147, which produces MTLFHFGNCFALAYFPYFITYKCSGLSEYNAFWKCVQAGVTYLFVQLCKMLFLATFFPTWEGGIYDFIGEFMKASVDVADLIGLNLVMSRNAGKGEYKIMVAALGWATAELIMSRCIPLWVGARGIEFDWKYIQMSIDSNISLVHYIVASAQVWMITRYDLYHTFRPAVLLLMFLSVYKAFVMETFVHLCSLGSWTALLARAVVTGLLALSTLALYVAVVNVHS; this is translated from the exons ATGACCCTGTTCCACTTCGGGAACTGCTTCGCCCTGGCGTACTTCCCCTACTTCATCACCTACAAATGCAGCGGCCT GTCTGAGTACAACGCCTTCTGGAAGTGCGTGCAGGCCGGGGTCACCTACCTCTTCGTGCAGCTGTGCAAG ATGCTGTTCCTGGCCACTTTTTTCCCCACCTGGGAAGGCGGCATCTATGACTTCATTGGG GAGTTCATGAAGGCCAGCGTGGATGTGGCAGACCTGATAGGCCTAAACCTTGTCATGTCCCGGAATGCAGGCAAGGGGGAGTACAAGATCATGGTTGCTGCCCTGGGCTGGGCCACCGCCGAGCTCATTATGTCCCG CTGCATCCCCCTCTGGGTTGGAGCCCGGGGCATTGAGTTTGATTGGAAGTACATCCAGATGAGCATTGACTCCAACATCAGTCTG gTCCATTATATCGTCGCATCTGCCCAGGTCTGGATGATAACACGCTATGATCTCTACCACACTTTTCGGCCCGCGGTACTCCTACTGATGTTCCTTAGCGTCTACAAGGCCTTTGTCATGGA GACCTTCGTCCACCTCTGTTCTCTGGGCAGCTGGACAGCACTGCTGGCCCGGGCAGTAGTGACAGGGCTGCTGGCCCTCAGCACCCTGGCCCTCTATGTCGCCGTTGTCAACGTGCACTCCTAG
- the ATP4A gene encoding potassium-transporting ATPase alpha chain 1: protein MGKAENYEMYSVELGPGPGGDMAAKMSKKKAGKEGGKKKDKLENMKKEMEINDHQLSVAELEQKYQTSATKGLSAGLAAELLLRDGPNALRPPRGTPEYVKFARQLAGGLQCLMWVAAAICLIAFGIQASEGDLTTDDNLYLALALIAVVVVTGCFGYYQEFKSTNIIASFKNLVPQQATVIRDGDKFQINADQLVVGDLVEMKGGDRVPADIRILQAQGCKVDNSSLTGESEPQTRSPECTHESPLETRNIAFFSTMCLEGTAQGLVVNTGDRTIIGRIASLASGVENEKTPIAIEIEHFVDIIAGLAILFGATFFVVAMCIGYTFLRAMVFFMAIVVAYVPEGLLATVTVCLSLTAKRLASKNCVVKNLEAVETLGSTSVICSDKTGTLTQNRMTVSHLWFDNHIHTADTTEDQSGQTFDQSSETWRALCRVLTLCNRAAFKSGQDAVPVPKRIVIGDASETALLKFSELTLGNAMGYRERFPKVCEIPFNSTNKFQLSIHTLEDPRDPRHVLVMKGAPERVLERCSSILIKGQELPLDEQWREAFQTAYLSLGGLGERVLGFCQLYLSEKDYPPGYAFDVEAMNFPSSGLCFAGLVSMIDPPRATVPDAVLKCRTAGIRVIMVTGDHPITAKAIAASVGIISEGSETVEDIATRLRVPVDQVNRKDARACVINGMQLKDMDPSELVEALRTHPEMVFARTSPQQKLVIVESCQRLGAIVAVTGDGVNDSPALKKADIGVAMGIAGSDAAKNAADMILLDDNFASIVTGVEQGRLIFDNLKKSIAYTLTKNIPELTPYLIYITVSVPLPLGCITILFIELCTDIFPSVSLAYEKAESDIMHLRPRNPKRDRLVNEPLAAYSYFQIGAIQSFAGFTDYFTAMAQEGWFPLLCVGLRPYWENHHLQDLQDSYGQEWTFGQRLYQQYTCYTVFFISIEMCQIADVLIRKTRRLSAFQQGFFRNKILVIAIVFQVCIGCFLCYCPGMPNIFNFMPIRYQWWLVPMPFGLLIFVYDELRKLGVRCCPGSWWDQELYY from the exons ATGGGGAAGGCA gAGAATTACGAGATGTACTCGGTAGAGCTGGGTCCTGGCCCTGGCGGGGACATGGCCGCCAAGATGAGCAAGAAGAAGGCAGGCAAGGAAGGAGGCAAGAAGAAGGACAAGCTGGAGAACATGAAGAAGGAGATGGAGATC aaCGACCACCAGCTGTCAGTGGCAGAGTTGGAACAGAAATATCAGACCAGTGCGACCAAG GGCCTGTCTGCTGGCCTGGCCGCTGAGCTGCTGTTGCGGGACGGGCCCAACGCTCTGAGGCCGCCGCGGGGCACCCCTGAGTATGTCAAGTTCGCGCGGCAGCTGGCAGGTGGTCTGCAGTGTCTCATGTGGGTGGCTGCCGCCATCTGCCTCATCGCCTTTGGCATCCAGGCCAGCGAGGGTGACCTCACCACCGACGACAAT CTGTACCTGGCTCTGGCCCTCATTGCCGTGGTCGTGGTCACCGGCTGCTTTGGCTACTACCAGGAGTTTAAGAGCACCAACATCATCGCCAGCTTCAAGAACCTGGTGCCCCAG CAAGCAACAGTGATCCGAGATGGGGACAAGTTCCAGATCAACGCGGATCAGCTTGTGGTGGGCGACCTAGTGGAGATGAAAGGCGGGGACCGAGTGCCTGCGGACATAAGGATCCTCCAGGCGCAGGGCTGCAAGGTGGACAACTCCTCACTGACCGGAGAGTCTGAGCCGCAGACCCGCTCGCCTGAGTGTACACACGAGAGCCCACTGGAGACCCGCAACATCGCCTTCTTCTCCACCATGTGCCTTGAGG GCACAGCACAAGGCCTGGTGGTGAACACGGGTGACCGCACCATCATCGGGCGCATTGCGTCCCTGGCATCGGGAGTGGAAAATGAGAAGACGCCCATCGCTATTGAAATCGAACATTTTGTGGACATCATCGCGGGCCTGGCCATCCTCTTCGGCGCCACATTTTTTGTGGTGGCCATGTGCATTGGCTACACATTCCTGCGGGCCATGGTCTTCTTCATGGCCATCGTGGTAGCCTATGTGCCCGAGGGGCTGCTGGCCACTGTCACG GTCTGCTTGTCCCTGACAGCCAAGCGGCTGGCCAGCAAGAACTGTGTCGTCAAGAACCTGGAAGCCGTGGAGACACTGGGCTCCACGTCAGTGATCTGCTCGGACAAGACAGGGACCCTCACTCAGAACCGCATGACCGTGTCCCATCTCTGGTTTGACAACCACATTCACACTGCGGACACTACGGAAGACCAGTCAG GGCAGACATTTGACCAGTCTTCAGAGACTTGGCGGGCGCTATGCCGCGTGCTCACCCTGTGCAACCGCGCTGCCTTCAAGTCCGGCCAGGACGCGGTGCCGGTGCCCAAG CGCATCGTGATCGGGGACGCGTCCGAGACGGCGCTGCTTAAGTTCTCGGAGCTGACGCTGGGCAATGCCATGGGGTACCGCGAGCGCTTCCCCAAAGTCTGCGAGATCCCCTTCAACTCCACCAACAAATTCCAG CTGTCCATCCACACACTGGAGGACCCGCGGGACCCCCGACACGTGCTGGTGATGAAGGGCGCCCCCGAGCGCGTGCTGGAACGCTGTAGCTCCATCCTCATCAAGGGCCAGGAGCTGCCGCTGGACGAGCAATGGCGCGAGGCTTTCCAGACTGCCTACCTtagcctgggaggcctgggtgaacGTGTGCTTG GCTTCTGCCAGCTGTACCTGAGTGAGAAGGACTACCCGCCTGGCTATGCCTTCGACGTGGAGGCAATGAACTTTCCAAGTAGTGGCCTGTGCTTTGCGGGACTTGTATCCATGATAGACCCACCCCGGGCCACCGTCCCTGACGCCGTGCTCAAGTGTCGCACGGCAGGCATCCGG GTGATCATGGTGACGGGTGACCACCCCATCACAGCCAAGGCCATCGCGGCCAGTGTGGGTATCATCTCGGAAGGCAGCGAGACCGTGGAGGACATCGCCACTCGCCTTCGTGTGCCTGTGGACCAAGTTAATAGGAA GGATGCCCGTGCCTGCGTCATCAATGGCATGCAGCTGAAGGACATGGACCCGTCAGAGCTGGTCGAGGCACTGCGCACTCACCCCGAGATGGTGTTTGCTCGTACCAGTCCCCAGCAGAAGCTGGTGATCGTGGAGAGCTGCCAGCGCCTG GGTGCCATTGTAGCTGTGACGGGGGATGGTGTGAATGACTCCCCAGCCCTGAAGAAGGCTGACATCGGCGTGGCCATGGGCATTGCTGGCTCGGACGCTGCCAAAAACGCAGCAGACATGATCCTGCTGGATGACAACTTTGCCTCCATTGTGACAGGCGTGGAGCAGG GCCGACTGATCTTTGATAACCTGAAAAAGTCTATCGCCTACACACTGACCAAGAACATCCCTGAGCTGACCCCGTACCTCATTTACATCACCGTCAGCGTGCCCCTGCCCCTTGGCTGCATCACCATCCTCTTCATAGAACTCTGCACCGACATC TTCCCATCTGTGTCCCTGGCATATGAGAAGGCAGAGAGTGACATCATGCATCTCCGTCCCCGGAACCCGAAGCGTGACCGGCTGGTCAATGAGCCCCTGGCTGCCTACTCCTACTTCCAGATCG GTGCCATTCAGTCATTTGCTGGCTTCACTGATTACTTCACGGCCATGGCCCAGGAGGGCTGGTTCCCACTGCTGTGTGTGGGGCTGCGACCATATTGGGAGAACCACCACCTACAAGATCTGCAGGACAGCTACGGCCAGGAGTGG ACGTTCGGGCAGCGCCTGTACCAGCAGTACACCTGTTACACCGTGTTCTTCATCAGCATTGAGATGTGCCAGATTGCTGATGTCCTCATCCGCAAGACACGCCGTCTCTCCGCCTTCCAGCAGGGCTTCTTCAG GAACAAGATCCTGGTGATCGCCATCGTGTTCCAGGTCTGCATCGGCTGCTTCCTCTGCTACTGCCCCGGAATGCCCAACATCTTCAACTTCATGCCCATCCG GTACCAGTGGTGGCTGGTCCCCATGCCCTTTGGCCTCCTCATCTTCGTCTATGATGAGCTTCGGAAACTGGGAGTTCGCTGTTGCCCAGGAA gCTGGTGGGATCAGGAGCTGTACTATTAG